The region ggctcaactcgacacatgaagaagggaccaattctgagactcgcgaccagactcgccgagtcacctatgcgactcgccgagtcgtcgccatgcactccttaaatataccgatttgctcggttccaggccatgccattcatagatctggacttctaggacacgaatcacacgtaaagtttccaactttacgtgtggatatccaccaataaggattataaggctcaaaatgtctcaaaatggtagatctagggctaacaagccttatgggaccaaaaagctaacagatctgagctcctggagctcaatcttacatagatccaaaggccaaacgccttattacagcatataatgaacatgcaacctTGGGAAAATGACCAataaggacccaaatgaagttttaagcatagaatcaaggggaaaacgggttatacctcaaaggaaatgctgaaatgacacaaggatggctgatctccttctcctcttcttgatctactcctcttacacttcaaaaccttcaaggaTACACCAAgagcacctcaaactctcaagagaacaaggggaaaacgatgtaggggggagttctggggtgaatggggacgagttggggcggaatgagggtttaaatagggtgcaaacccctgaaacttagggtttcatcccacagcggggactcgccgagtccaggatatggactcgtcgagtcgcctacttaaaacgcgtcctgagtcccgtccctactcggcgagtcggaccctatgactcgccgagtctaaggctaaattaggtcaatgctcaaataaaattcacataccggaaaccaggtgctacaaatctcccccacttattttagacttcgtcctcgaagtctgctgcctgatcctgaaacagctcggggtagtgctccatcatctcgtctaccggctcccaagtccactctgaacccttgcggtgctgccattgcaccttcaccagctccaccctcttgttccttaaatccttcgacttcctgtcgaggattgcgactgggcgctcgatgtagttcaggctgtcatcaacctgaatatcctccaaaggtactactgcagaatcgtccactaggcacttccgcaactgcgaaacatggaaagtgctgtggatctggctaagctcggctggcagatccagcctgtatgctaccttgcccacccgggctaagaccctgaatggtccgatgaatcgcgggcccaacttgccccgcttcctgaatcggatgacgcccttccacggcgacaccttcaggaggaccatatccccgacctggaactctaaatcggatcgacgcttgtcggcataacttttctgtcgactctgagcagtctgaagcctgctccggacctgctgtatcctctcagttgtcttgagcaccacttcggtgctccccataactctctggccaacctcaccccagcatatcggggtcctacacctccgtccgtacaacatctcgaagggagggcggtcgatactcgcgtgatagctgttgttgtaggagaactcagccaaaggaagataggtatcccagctaccaccgaaatccagaacacacgcccgcaacatgtcctccaaagtctggatggtccgctcactctgtccatctgtctgcgggtgaaaggcggtgctgaaatgcagacgggtgcccaactcgtcatggaatctcttccaaaacctggaagtaaaacgcacatccctgtccgagatcaccgataccggcaccccatgtcgtgccacaatctccctgatatagatgtcggccaatttctcggccgatatgctctccggaatcggaatgaagtgagcactcttggtcagcctatccacgatgacccaaatcgaatccactccacgtgcggtcctgggaagctttgtgataaaatccatcgtgatatcttcccacttccacagtggaatgtccaacggctgcatcttgccatgcggcctctgatgttcggccttgaccttcctgcaggtcaagcaccgctcgacgtaccacaccacatcccgcttcatgcagggccaccaatagtctagacgaagatccctatacatcttcgtcgccccgggatgaatggagaatcgggacttgtgcgcctcctccatcaaaatctggcgcacgcccccgtgatacggcacccacaccctacggtgtagtgtcaataaccctcggctatcataatcgaaggaggaaatctgacctactacgcgctcgctcttccgatgctcctccttgatagcctcctgttgagcttcccgaatctgctccaacaggggagtcaccacagtcatcctcaaacagacgtccctgatcggcgccgtcttgcggctaagcgcatcggccaccacattggcctttcccgggtggtaaaggatctcgcaatcataatccttcaccacatccaaccaccgacgctgcctcatgttcagattcggctggtccatgaggtacctcaaactcttgtggtccgtgtagatggtacaccgaaccccatagaggtaatgtcgccaaatcttgagggcaaataccaccgcccccaactccaaatcgtgcgtcgggtagttcgcctcatgaggcttgagctgcctcgaagcgtaagcaatgacatgccccctttgcatcaacaccgcgcccaacccagaagtggacgcatcgcaataaaccacgaaatcctctacgccctctggcagggctaagatcggcgcctcacacaatctctgtctcagcgtctcaaatgcagcctgctgctcgggtccccaccgaaagaccacggctttcttcgtcagccgcatcaggggcacggctatcttggagaaatcctggataaatctccgatagtagcctgccaatcctaggaagctccgaatctcagatggggacttcggaacctcccatctcatcacggcctcgaccttggccggatcgaccagaatcccgttctggttgacgaggtgccccagaaattgcacctcgcgcaaccaaaactcacacttggagaacttggcatacaagctctccctcctcagggtctctaatacctctctcaaatgctcctcatgatcctcccgggtcttggaataaaccaagatatcatcgataaagactatcacagaccgatccagcatcggtctgcatacacggttcatgaggtccatgaacgcggcaggagcattggtgagcccaaacggcatcaccacaaactcgtaatggccatagcgcgtccgaaacgcggtcttctgcatatcctcctccctgaccctcatctgatgataacccgaacgcaaatcaatcttggaaaaccaagatgcgccctgaagctggtcaaagaggtcatcaatcctcggaagcgggtaacggttcttcaccgttaccttgttcagctcccgataatctatacacatccgatgcgacccatccttcttcttcacaaacagaatcggggctccccagggcgaactgctcggccgaataaatcccttgtccagcagctcctgcagctgcgtggacaactcctgcatctcgggaggagccaaccgatacggtgctttggctatcggagccgcaccgggaacgaggtcaatcctgaactccacctgtcgctccggaggtatcccaggtagttcctccggaaaaacatcagcaaaatctcgaaccaccgggacctcgctcacggtcgcattacccgcctcccgggtgtccatcacgtacgcgacataacccgcgcatccctgctgaaggtagcgcctagccctcgctgctgaacatacagtgggtccacactgcggccgctctccatgaatcaccaactctcccccacttggggtcttgactcgcactagctgctatgcgcaatctatcactgccccattagggctcaaccagtccataccaataatcaccttgttcccacgcaatggaatgggaaccaagtctaccaggtaacactcctcaaacagtcgcaggacacaatctcgaaacaccctcgatgctcgcaccgatcgatcatcggcaatctctacctctaacgggcaatctaactcgcctgaagtctcatgaaatctcttgctaagagcaagagaaacgaacgatcgggatgcacccgagtcgaacaatacctgaaccgggatgccgttcacatggaacgatcctaatacacatgcatacacacagagcacatatcaatatcataacaacgaaaaataaaagatagaaggaagaaatcatacccgtcaccacatcgggcgcggcgcgtgcctcctcggcagtcaactgaaatgcccgactcctcaccactggagcctctgccttgccctgacggccatccgtgatccgcagggtcgctggagctggcgccttcactggcgctgaagctgtcaacatggggcaattggccttcttgtggcccctctggttgcagtggaaacacagcaactccgatgtctgaataacggtcgcaggagcagtgcaatctctgctgatatgcccaaacttgccgcacttgtagcagcctgacgatcccatcctgcacgccccctcgtgcggcctgccgcacctcctgcagcggctcggtcccgactggcctttcggcctcccatctgatcccttgggcttcttccccgaagcccctgatgcctgaccatcctcaagtttccgtttccggatgtgctccaaatctatctctctctctctagccctggcgatcatggagtccagggtagggcaagccgaaaagctaacatgctcccgaatgtcagctcgtagcatgtcgtggtaacgagtcctcctcatatcctcgtcacctgcatactggggcaccaataaagccctctcccgaaatttggcggtgatctccgccacagtctctgtcgtctgcctcatatctaagaactccctggccagctgctgaagctcgaccgctggcgcaaactctgccctgaacctagtcacGAAGTCagaccaggtcattgcctcgacagccgaggctcccatcgagtcacccactgactcccaccaatctcgggcccggtcccgtaaacaccctgctgcgtacctcaccttcgacccctcgggacagaagctgatcaactgggcggactcgatatccgcgatccaccgcctggcgacaatggggtccttcaccccatggaaatccggcgcaccactgctcctgaagtccttgaaggacagtgtgcgagatcctgactggctagaggccaagtcgctcctgaatgcccgtaggcgatcctccatcatctccatgatcccttccttgatcgacccaaagatgatgggggtcgactcaaggatgcccctagtgatctccgacgtgatgaactcacgtagcctctcctcaatcggctcggtgccggatcccgaacctgacccctctcctgacccgccatctgtcggtctcgatcgaagtaccaccattctgcaaaacatcaataataatcattagtggtactgctacttcctgagggatctcaactacttacaggttccttggtctcgtcttggccttcctcggctcgggtacggatcctctgctttcagtagtacgggcccatactaccttccacatctatccgtaccttcttcgaggaattcctcgactccaccaactcccctctactactgctactctccgatattctcaccctaggcttgccctagggagaactcaagttcgacacaactggtcctcagctgctgtaggtctcctcataatgccagttagccaccacctaaacaccatcacatgtaatgaggattagataatccttcaagtaaaagatccgtccctacaacggttggactcaaacaagagctgcgcaatagggccagttcaacactttgggattattcaaccctgattacatgtggtgtgacgtgtttacctagtggctcactcccattactcagaatcccaccaagcacgaagcaagcagcattcggataaggaaaaacagactcaagccaaaactgttcttagaacaagaaacgacacttaacataggatgctaagctcatactatcaggcataacctaaacaggctaccctactgctgtctactcaattctaacatgcaatattcaataagctggaacaaataaacaggcacataaggcatcactcctagatccttagcctattctagcatgcaatattcataaagctgataaacataacataaacttgtatgggtactatggggaatacttacttgagctcggccggttgcgcacgtcacacactttactttttctcgtgactcttttccggttttaaagaataatttcttttggaaaaatctttcaatccctcggtttgagtccaaacactcccgaaggcgtgtccgaatccctcaaaccagggctctgataccaacttgtaacgacccaatttttacgtccgaaaatttcatttttaaaatattactttaaaaaaacattaataaatgaaaacattgtttaaataaaaagaaacattgtttgttcacaccataacacattgcaaccatgttctaaaaagccacaccacacatcccatcaaatatcagagtacagtcccagtaattctcataaatgcggaaaccgaagagtgtgtgtatgacgtgctgctaccgcgccggctccttccccttcgatgcagaggtacctgaaaacaaaactgtaaacgtaagcacaaagcttagtgagttcccccaacgtaccgcataccatacaaacacataacatatatatactgccaggctattctggggtgcctgactacccggtacggccattctggggtgccgacctacccgtgtcaagccattctggggtgctgacctacccatacgaccattctggggtgccgtcttacccgtgtcaagccattctggggtgctgactacccatcgatcctgacaaccgatcctcggggactatttcacccctactactatgatcacatataacataactagccagcatgcaaacatatcatcacatactgtcagacgtaactggggtgtctgactacccttcggtcctaacgaccgaactttactactatcacagacaacatatcatgctagcatataacatatcaggtaatagcaacttagatgatatcacaaagacaatcatctaccatacatttcctactggtgggtcggcattgtggccttagacccaccgctactggaaggtaactcacctcaaagtagctgctgaactgatcggaaactgactgcctactgctgccgctgctgctccggaaatcctccggctgcaatttccacaataaacccaatcaaacattgctcactgacctttgggtaaaatgaccattttacccatgaccatgccctaagtcaaagtcagagtcaactttcagttgacccgactcgtcgagttggctttccaactcgccgagtccctatccaaacgactgccctgaatcccgatcctacccgtcgagttaggcgacgactcgacgggttcaccttcttaaccaatattcaaatccttcatcctactcgccgagttgtatgaacaactcgtcgagttcatcttcatccgatgaacactttatgctaagactcgccgagttgtatgaacaactcgccgagtctgttcttgagctatgaagattgccttggactcgccgagtcagggcattgactcgccgagtcctaacatgggtgagttcagctcccaactcaccgagtcaccccctgtgactcaaggctcaactcgacacatgaagaagggaccaattctgagactcgcgaccagactcgccgagtcacctatgcgactcgccgagtcgtcgccatgcactccttaaatataccgatttgctcggttccaggccatgccattcatagatctggacttctaggacacgaatcacacgtaaagtttccaactttacgtgtggatatccaccaataaggattataaggctcaaaatgtctcaaaatggtagatctagggctaacaagccttatgggaccaaaaagctaacagatctgagctcctggagctcaatcttacatagatccaaaggccaaacgccttattacagcatataatgaacatgcaacctTGGGAAAATGACCAataaggacccaaatgaagttttaagcatagaatcaaggggaaaacgggttatacctcaaaggaaatgctgaaatgacacaaggatggctgatctccttctcctcttcttgatctactcctcttacacttcaaaaccttcaaggaTACACCAAgagcacctcaaactctcaagagaacaaggggaaaacgatgtaggggggagttctggggtgaatggggacgagttggggcggaatgagggtttaaatagggtgcaaacccctgaaacttagggtttcatcccacagcggggactcgccgagtccaggatatggactcgtcgagtcgcctacttaaaacgcgtcctgagtcccgtccctactcggcgagtcggaccctatgactcgccgagtctaaggctaaattaggtcaatgctcaaataaaattcacataccggaaaccaggtgctacatttgggagagatttcgcatacttggagagatttgggagagatttcacatacttggagagatttcacatacttagagagatttgggagagatttcacatacttggagagatttaggagaaatttcacatacttggagagatttgggagagatttcacatacttggagggatttcacatacttagagagatttaggagagattgagatagagagagatagataaagagagatagagagagagagagacttcgTTTTTGACCTTTTTGGATGTTTGGCTTCGTAACACAAGGTTCGAACACCCCGTTAAGCCTCGTTATGATTATTATATGCCCCCGAAGGGtatggaataatgttttatcgaatagtttcatcacttaccccgattagggtttagaatttctgaacatacgaactttccaagtgataacTCCTTATTAAATTAGCGAGTTGTACAGTAGTAACATAATGTAAACCTTAATATACAAGGTTAATTGAGTTGATCGGTtcgacttgttgactttatttgactttgacttgactgaaaattgacggttgtcacattttTGGATTATTTGATGTTTGGTTTGAACTAGATTATTATATGACATGAATGACTTGATGTTTTGGATTActagatttttatatgacataaatgactttatgttttggattaatttttatgttatatgttgttaatataattgttatgtatttTCAAAATAACAGATTGCTTATGGATTCGGATGAAGAAATTGCATTTTTCATTTTACTATGTTGCTATTGGTTGAATCTAGCAACCAATAGAATTGGAAGGGAAATTGATAACGATTCGGAAATGACCGGTCATCAACATACACAAGAATTGTTACATGGAACTTCTACACAATATCATGAGTTGATGTGTCTTTCACGTGAAGCGTATGTACTTTTATGCAATCATTTTACACGAAACAATTGGTTGCAAAGTAGTAGGCATATAAGCGTTGAAGAAAAGATGGTTATGTTCTTGACAACTATAGCACATAATAAACGGTTCAGGATTATCAAACGAAGGTTTCAACACTCCACAGAAACAATGCATAGATGCTTTCATGAGATGCTAAATGTaatgatgatttttacaaaagAAGTTATAGTGCCAATGAATTCTAATGCAACCGTCAATTCCTCAGAGAGACGTCGTAGGCTAAAAGAAATCTTTCCTAGAGCAATAGGTGCGTTAGATGGAACTCTTGTACATGCAGTCGTGCCTGCTGATCAACAAACTCGCTACaggggaagaggaaaaggtgaaTGTTTTCAAAATGTTTTAGGAATTTGTGATTTTAATATGATATTCACATTCGTATGGGCCGGTTGGGAGGGTATAACACATGATTCGcgagttttgaaagaagttgtATGTAACCCGACTTCAGGCTTTCCGTTCCCTCCTCCAGGTTTGTAATTCTTTTTAAATTTATTCTAAAATACGATTTTAAATTTCTATATATAATACTTCCTTCACTCATGTGTatagataaatattacctttTCGATGTTGTATACACCAACACTCGTGGATTTATGACTACTTACCGCAACACGAGGTATTGATTAGTCGATTATCAATGGCGACGTGCGTTAACTAAGGAAGAAAATTTCAATTATGCACATGCACAACTCATATATGTTATTGAACGTGCTTATGGTGTTTTGAATGCGAGATTCCCAATCCTAAAGCGAATGACTCCTTTTCCTTTTTCAGTACAAAGAGATATAGTTGTTGCTTGTTTTGCATTCCACAATTTCATAAGAAAATGCGATATTCATGATGAGTTATTTATGGCGTTCGTGGAGAACAATGCTCAAGCACAAGGGGGAGAGAATGATGCACAAAACGTACACGATATGGAATGGGGTTCACAAGGCAATGAATACATGGATAATTTGCATGACCAAATTGCGAATCAATTGGGGTAAAATTaaatttgtaggattttatttggattttagtatgattttgtggatttaaaaatatttatgtttgatttggatttgtgtttaattttgatttatgctaaatttggattttatatggtgtttatatttttttaatacatattTAAGAAATTTATTAGGTTATTTTCTAAACAAACAGTTgagttcaataaaaaataaaatagaagggtaaaatggtcattttgataATTCAGCACAGCAATTTAGAGGTTTCAACCAAACAGCATGTTAAACATTCAGCTCTTAAAATTGCaaaccctcttagaaattcagattttttaaaaatttaaatccTGCTAAATAGCCCATAGGCCCACCAGTGGGGCAATGGACCCCTTCTTTTTTGCCTTCTAACCACTAGTTACTAGTAGAAAACAAATTGTTTGTCTGTCGTATGTTACAATGGTGTTAATATAACTGACGAATATTTGGTTACGTGTGTAAAATACATAAAGTAAGTTAGACATGTGTAGGTAAATGTCGCAACATACATATTCCCACAAAAGCTAAGACCAAAATGAAATTGAATTTTAATCATTGTATTGATAAAAGTTAGATGCATTTGAATTTATTGGTAGATAAATATTTAAGGTAGTACCATTGACTAACTCAAGTTTATATAATCATGCGAAAACGTATTATATGTGAACAAAGTCATACGTAGAAAAGAtacaaaaaaaacacaaaaacttaTACAAAATTTATGTCAAAACATAAAGAAACTTGAATTTATACTgaaatgtatataaatataagtaattagatttttttaaaaacttaatGAATAGGAGTTAAAATAATAAGAAACATATTATATGTAATCTGATAAAAATAAAGAGAAACTTAAAAAGAAGATTAAGTCaaacaaagaaagaaaataatattttataaagttaAATTCAGAAAATAAAACTCACAGATACAGATTTAAAATGTCATTTTACCTAATAAAGAGGTGCAAAAGATAAGTAATGGTCAGGATCTTGATACAAATTGAATTCCTATTTCAAGAGTTCAAATTTACATTGTATGTAAAAGATTCTTGATATTAAATAATATAAGAACATATAAGAAAACAATTTGTTAATACAAATCGAATTcttgaaatcattttaaaaaatcTCAAAATATTTACTTATTCTAAAAAAAAGTTATATTAGCCAAATACAAAGTAACAATGAGAACCTTGTAGTGTTCTACAATTATGCTGTGATTAGCCAATTTTTGCTGATCGAGAAAGATAATTGTAATTAAACTTGCTTTTAAAGTTGAGCATAATTGATATACATGTTCCAATTCAattaaaaaattttgttttataagCCATTCGATAATAATATATCGACAAAACTGTAAAAAAAAGGTTCCTGTGCTGTGTATATCTTTAAGGAAATGTTCGATCCGTTAAATCAAGATTATTAAAAATGGGATTTTGATTGTAGAATTGTACGATTCTACGATCCAACATCTGTATTTCGATTACAATCTTAGCAAACTCATTTTTAGGTAGAATCCTAGTAGAATCGTAAAATCAGATTGTGGAATTATAAAGTCGTAAGCGTTTCGATTCTACCTAGGTTGGTTAACCAGCTTTCCTTCTCGTTTGATCGTTTGACTCTAATTACATGAGTATAGTTCTAAAACTCTAAAAGGAAACAACAAACAGAAAGCAAGATTGATGTAGTTGAACTTCTGAAGTTTCAAAACTGAATTGCTCAAAAGAGATGAATATGAAATATAATTTCATGATTTGTAAATAACTAAATATACTCGtcgctttatttatttatttatttttcattttaacatAATTGTTCAGCCATTTTAGACATATTTAAGATAGAAATAACATGAACAAAATATTccaataaattattaaaaaaaatcaatcgtCATATTGTATATATAATGTTTTTGGCATTCTATGATGATTTGGAAATTGAATACTAGGGACATAACTGATGATTAACAAGAATGATTGTTTATTTTTGATATTATTTTCTAGATATCCGAATGAAAACTAACTAAAACTAGCAGGCAAATAATTCCATGGTAGAATTTTACGATTTTGATTCGATTTTACGATCACGATTTTGTAAACCCGAAAACAATTCTATGTAGAATATCGATTTTGCAAACCTTACTTTAGATTTTTTAGATTTTTGAGCAAATTCGCTTATAGTTTTAGTCAATtgaaaagactaaaatgccctcattatgtattttttatgttttttttatttagtttgaaCCTCTCTCAAATATCTTCCCTTGTTGTCAAAGTAGGGACAACATATatcagctctctctctctctctctctctctctctctctctctctctctctctctctctctctctctctctctctctctctctcaacaaatATCTTGCTTCCCTCCCTCCCTTCTCTCAAAGTAGGTACGACATATATCATCCCTAACCTCAAATTCCTATGCCAAATGATAACTTAAGCTTTTATTTTATGATTGTAGTGTTTATGaatactcacaagtgaccaaaaTCCGTCATTAGAAAGCATTAGTGTTGATTAACCATTGTGCACATCAAACCTCAAAACAAAATACAAAGAAATTAACCCAAACAACCATTTATAAgcaacaacacaacaacataacaatTCATGCTCACTTTCACCAAAAAAGAAACCAAGTAAACGTACCATTCAACAAAATACATACCCAAAACATCTGACTTATTCCCAACACTTCAACAACCTTCGATTCTTCAACTTATTCGCAACGCCTTAATCCACTTCAATTTTTCATATTCACGACGCTTACATTCTGCAATTCAACTTTAAGTGTTTTTAAGTACTTGACAGCTTCATCAAGCACATCAACAGTACTCATTCTTTTACTATTCGGCACAATTCCTCTCAATGAATCCACCATCTTCTTCATTTCGCGACGCTTTCTGTCGCTAACACCACTCGATTTACACGAAGCCATCGATAAACCAAGCCCGCTGCCCCTGCCCCTGCCCGAGCCCTTTCCGGGCAGCCTCGAAGAGCAAGAATCCGCAGTGTCAATTTCGTCATTTCCATGCGTTCGGGCAGTACTAACTTCCTCCTCCTCTTCATACCCTTCTTCCCCTTCATC is a window of Lactuca sativa cultivar Salinas chromosome 1, Lsat_Salinas_v11, whole genome shotgun sequence DNA encoding:
- the LOC111895044 gene encoding transcription factor bHLH144 → MQSDQHHLLPFPNPPPFTSFFGQNVDFGQNVDFQPSKICPRNFIIFDRTDNRSQIMYHPSVPVPAPGYIHVTRNDENASREVESIMKEDSADIDILMSFEDEEDEGEEGYEEEEEVSTARTHGNDEIDTADSCSSRLPGKGSGRGRGSGLGLSMASCKSSGVSDRKRREMKKMVDSLRGIVPNSKRMSTVDVLDEAVKYLKTLKVELQNVSVVNMKN